The proteins below are encoded in one region of Triticum aestivum cultivar Chinese Spring chromosome 1B, IWGSC CS RefSeq v2.1, whole genome shotgun sequence:
- the LOC123124955 gene encoding kinesin-like protein KIN-7K, chloroplastic isoform X2, which produces MSSRPSSSSSSRRSSSPFSAGSRRPPTSSSSSSSYMAGRLIPRSSSSVSSYGGGGGSRSTTPGRRSAPAPPPAPAPVPFPSADELVIEDTSRSGDSISVTIRFRPLSEREIQRGDEITWYPDGDRLVRCDYVQPSAYGYDRVFGPSTATEAVYDVAARPVVKGAMEGINGTVFAYGVTSSGKTHTMHGDQNCPGIIPLAIKDVFSLIQETPGREFLLRVSYLEIYNEVINDLLDPTGQNLRVREDAQGTYVEGIKEEVVLSPGHALSFIAAGEEHRHVGSNNFNLFSSRSHTIFTMMIESSDRGDEYDGAMYSQLNLIDLAGSESSKTETTGLRRREGSYINKSLLTLGTVIGKLSEGRATHIPYRDSKLTRLLQSSLSGHGHVSLICTITPASSNMEETHNTLKFASRAKRVEIYASRNRLVDEKSLIKKYQREISSLKQELDEFRRGMLGGASQEEIMILRQQLEEGQVKMQSRLEEEEDAKAALMSRIQRLTKLILVSTKTNIPALTDSSRLQRQNSVSEEDKLSSSQDSTMVVQNDSTSKDTLSSALPDPLDEINGLRSASGDPSSVTGSGQDSMQVGITESDHLDLLIEQVKMLAGEIAFGTSSLKRLIEQSIEDPEGTKNQIENLEHEIQQKRRHLRALEQKIMESGEASVANASMVDMQQTITKLTAQCNEKAFDLELKSADNRVLQEQLQQKSMEINDLQEKVLRLEAQFIPKTNISPEQCTHQEILDLKSKLQSKEVETEKLKYQHLEVIEENRDLISQNHKLSEEAAYAKELASSAAVELKNLAEEVTKLSIQNARQAKELLIAQEMAHSRVPVRKGRPAGRGRDEVGTWSLDLEDMKMELLARKKREAALEAALAEKELLEEEYKKKFDEAKKKELSLENDLAGMWVLVAKLKRGAFSISDLNVDDRSINLADITNDAKENKGDTNVALVEKQVSDDTVKPLTAEEYRSPEFEPLLVRLKAKIQEMKEKETDPLSDKDGNSHVCKCASLAHLPVRNALCAAHES; this is translated from the exons ATGTCGTCGCGGCCGTCTTCGTCGTCCTCGTCGAGGCGGAGCAGCTCGCCCTTCTCCGCGgggagccgccgcccgccgacctcctcctcctcctccagctcctACATGGCCGGGCGGCTCatcccccgctcctcctcctccgtctcctCGTACGGCGGGGGCGGGGGCTCGAGGTCCACCACCCCCGGACGCCGGTCCGCCCCCGCACCGCCGCCAGCTCCTGCTCCGGTGCCGTTCCCTAGCGCGGACGAGCTCGTCATTGAGGACACCTCCCGATCAGGCGACAGCATCTCCGTCACCATCCGCTTCCGGCCACTCAG CGAACGGGAGATCCAGCGCGGCGACGAGATCACGTGGTATCCCGATGGGGATCGGCTTGTGCGGTGTGACTACGTCCAGCCATCGGCTTATGGTTATG ATAGAGTTTTTGGGCCTTCAACAGCTACAGAGGCTGTCTATGATGTTGCTGCTCGGCCTGTTGTGAAGGGTGCTATGGAGGGCATAAATG GGACAGTTTTTGCGTATGGTGTCACAAGCAGTGGGAAAACCCACACAATGCAT GGTGACCAGAATTGTCCTGGAATAATCCCATTAGCCATCAAGGATGTCTTCAGCTTAATACAAGAG ACTCCTGGAAGGGAATTTTTGCTACGTGTATCATACCTGGAAATCTATAATGAG GTGATAAATGATCTGCTTGATCCTACTGGACAAAATCTGCGTGTGAGGGAGGATGCACAG GGAACATATGTAGAAGGAATAAAAGAAGAAGTTGTACTTTCTCCAGGACATGCTCTCTCTTTCATAGCTGCTGGTGAAG AGCATCGGCATGTTGGTTCAAACAACTTCAACTTATTTAGCAGCCGAAGTCATACTATTTTCACTATG ATGATTGAAAGCAGTGATCGTGGTGACGAGTATGATGGAGCCATGTACTCACAGCTT AATTTGATTGATCTAGCTGGCTCAGAGAGTTCTAAGACAGAGACTACGGGGTTAAGAAGAAGGGAAGGATCTTATATTAACAAGAGTCTTTTAACTCTCGGAACA GTTATCGGGAAGCTCAGTGAAGGGAGAGCAACACATATACCCTATCGAGATTCTAAGTTGACTCGTCTGCTTCAGTCATCACTGAGTGGCCATGGTCACGTCTCA CTAATTTGCACAATTACCCCAGCATCGAGTAACATGGAGGAAACCCATAATACATTGAAATTTGCAAGCAGAGCAAAACGTGTTGAAATTTATGCCTCTCGTAACCGG TTAGTTGATGAGAAGTCTTTGATCAAGAAGTATCAGAGAGAAATATCATCTCTAAAGCAAGAGCTTGATGAGTTTAGGAGAGGAATGCTTGGGGGTGCTAGTCAGGAAGAAATAATGATTTTACGGCAACAG TTGGAAGAGGGCCAGGTAAAAATGCAATCTCGCCTTGAGGAGGAAGAGGATGCCAAAGCTGCTCTGATGAGCAGAATACAGCGGTTGACCAAGTTAATACTTGTTTCCACGAAGACCAATATTCCTGCTTTGACAGATTCGTCTCGGCTTCAGCGCCAAAATTCTGTTAGTGAGGAAGAT AAGTTAAGCTCTTCCCAAGATAGTACTATGGTAGTCCAAAATGACAGTACATCAAAGGACACCTTATCATCTGCTTTGCCTGATCCGTTGGATGAGATCAATGGACTAAGGTCCGCTAGCGGAGATCCTTCTTCAGTAACTGGTTCAGGACAAGATTCAATGCAG GTGGGAATCACGGAATCAGATCATTTGGATCTATTGATTGAGCAAGTTAAGATGCTTGCCGGGGAGATTGCTTTTGGTACCAGTTCGCTGAAAAGATTAATTGAACAATCCATAGAAGACCCTGAAGGGACAAAGAATCAA ATAGAGAATTTAGAGCATGAAATCCAGCAAAAGAGGAGGCATCTGCGAGCCCTGGAACAAAAAATCATGGAAAGCGGTGAGGCATCAGTTGCTAATGCTTCTATGGTGGATATGCAGCAG ACTATTACGAAGTTGACAGCTCAATGCAATGAGAAGGCTTTTGACTTAGAG TTAAAATCGGCTGATAATCGTGTCCTTCAGGAGCAGCTACAACAGAAG AGTATGGAAATCAATGATTTACAAGAAAAAGTTCTACGCCTTGAGGCACAGTTCATACCGAAAACCAACATATCCCCTGAACAATGCACACATCAGGAGATTCTTGATTTGAAATCCAAACTTCAGTCCAAG GAAGTTGAAACTGAGAAGCTTAAATACCAGCATCTGGAAGTGATTGAAGAAAATCGAGACCTAATCAGTCAGAACCACAAATTAAGTGAGGAAGCTGCTTATGCAAAAGAATTGGCATCTTCTGCAGCTGTTGAGCTTAAGAATTTGGCTGAAGAAGTTACAAAGCTATCGATACAAAATGCAAGGCAGGCAAAGGAGTTATTAATTGCCCAGGAGATGGCACATTCCAGGGTTCCTGTTAGAAAGGGGCGCCCAGCAGGTAGGGGCAGGGATGAAGTTGGGACCTGGAGTCTTGATTTAGAGGATATGAAGATGGAGCTACTGGCGCGAAAAAAGAGGGAAGCTGCTCTAGAAGCAGCTTTGGCAGAGAAGGAGCTTCTTGAAGAGGAGTACAAGAAGAAGTTTGATGAAGCAAAGAAAAAAGAGCTTTCTCTAGAAAATGATCTAGCAGGCATGTGGGTTCTTGTTGCTAAGTTGAAGAGAGGGGCTTTCAGCATATCTGATTTAAACGTTGATGATCGGTCTATCAATCTAGCTGACATAACTAATGATGCAAAGGAAAACAAAGGTGACACAAATGTAGCTTTAGTTGAGAAACAAGTGTCAGATGATACTGTGAAGCCATTGACTGCAGAAGAATATAGAAGTCCAGAATTTGAACCTCTTCTTGTTCGTCTCAAG GCTAAAATTCAAGAGATGAAGGAGAAGGAAACTGACCCCCTGAGTGATAAAGATGGCAATTCCCATGTCTGCAAA TGTGCAAGCCTTGCGCACTTGCCTGTTCGGAATGCCCTCTGTGCCGCACACGAATCGTAG
- the LOC123124955 gene encoding kinesin-like protein KIN-7K, chloroplastic isoform X1, with amino-acid sequence MSSRPSSSSSSRRSSSPFSAGSRRPPTSSSSSSSYMAGRLIPRSSSSVSSYGGGGGSRSTTPGRRSAPAPPPAPAPVPFPSADELVIEDTSRSGDSISVTIRFRPLSEREIQRGDEITWYPDGDRLVRCDYVQPSAYGYDRVFGPSTATEAVYDVAARPVVKGAMEGINGTVFAYGVTSSGKTHTMHGDQNCPGIIPLAIKDVFSLIQETPGREFLLRVSYLEIYNEVINDLLDPTGQNLRVREDAQGTYVEGIKEEVVLSPGHALSFIAAGEEHRHVGSNNFNLFSSRSHTIFTMMIESSDRGDEYDGAMYSQLNLIDLAGSESSKTETTGLRRREGSYINKSLLTLGTVIGKLSEGRATHIPYRDSKLTRLLQSSLSGHGHVSLICTITPASSNMEETHNTLKFASRAKRVEIYASRNRLVDEKSLIKKYQREISSLKQELDEFRRGMLGGASQEEIMILRQQLEEGQVKMQSRLEEEEDAKAALMSRIQRLTKLILVSTKTNIPALTDSSRLQRQNSVSEEDKLSSSQDSTMVVQNDSTSKDTLSSALPDPLDEINGLRSASGDPSSVTGSGQDSMQVGITESDHLDLLIEQVKMLAGEIAFGTSSLKRLIEQSIEDPEGTKNQIENLEHEIQQKRRHLRALEQKIMESGEASVANASMVDMQQTITKLTAQCNEKAFDLELKSADNRVLQEQLQQKSMEINDLQEKVLRLEAQFIPKTNISPEQCTHQEILDLKSKLQSKEVETEKLKYQHLEVIEENRDLISQNHKLSEEAAYAKELASSAAVELKNLAEEVTKLSIQNARQAKELLIAQEMAHSRVPVRKGRPAGRGRDEVGTWSLDLEDMKMELLARKKREAALEAALAEKELLEEEYKKKFDEAKKKELSLENDLAGMWVLVAKLKRGAFSISDLNVDDRSINLADITNDAKENKGDTNVALVEKQVSDDTVKPLTAEEYRSPEFEPLLVRLKAKIQEMKEKETDPLSDKDGNSHVCKVCFESATAAVLLPCRHFCLCKPCALACSECPLCRTRIVDRIITFT; translated from the exons ATGTCGTCGCGGCCGTCTTCGTCGTCCTCGTCGAGGCGGAGCAGCTCGCCCTTCTCCGCGgggagccgccgcccgccgacctcctcctcctcctccagctcctACATGGCCGGGCGGCTCatcccccgctcctcctcctccgtctcctCGTACGGCGGGGGCGGGGGCTCGAGGTCCACCACCCCCGGACGCCGGTCCGCCCCCGCACCGCCGCCAGCTCCTGCTCCGGTGCCGTTCCCTAGCGCGGACGAGCTCGTCATTGAGGACACCTCCCGATCAGGCGACAGCATCTCCGTCACCATCCGCTTCCGGCCACTCAG CGAACGGGAGATCCAGCGCGGCGACGAGATCACGTGGTATCCCGATGGGGATCGGCTTGTGCGGTGTGACTACGTCCAGCCATCGGCTTATGGTTATG ATAGAGTTTTTGGGCCTTCAACAGCTACAGAGGCTGTCTATGATGTTGCTGCTCGGCCTGTTGTGAAGGGTGCTATGGAGGGCATAAATG GGACAGTTTTTGCGTATGGTGTCACAAGCAGTGGGAAAACCCACACAATGCAT GGTGACCAGAATTGTCCTGGAATAATCCCATTAGCCATCAAGGATGTCTTCAGCTTAATACAAGAG ACTCCTGGAAGGGAATTTTTGCTACGTGTATCATACCTGGAAATCTATAATGAG GTGATAAATGATCTGCTTGATCCTACTGGACAAAATCTGCGTGTGAGGGAGGATGCACAG GGAACATATGTAGAAGGAATAAAAGAAGAAGTTGTACTTTCTCCAGGACATGCTCTCTCTTTCATAGCTGCTGGTGAAG AGCATCGGCATGTTGGTTCAAACAACTTCAACTTATTTAGCAGCCGAAGTCATACTATTTTCACTATG ATGATTGAAAGCAGTGATCGTGGTGACGAGTATGATGGAGCCATGTACTCACAGCTT AATTTGATTGATCTAGCTGGCTCAGAGAGTTCTAAGACAGAGACTACGGGGTTAAGAAGAAGGGAAGGATCTTATATTAACAAGAGTCTTTTAACTCTCGGAACA GTTATCGGGAAGCTCAGTGAAGGGAGAGCAACACATATACCCTATCGAGATTCTAAGTTGACTCGTCTGCTTCAGTCATCACTGAGTGGCCATGGTCACGTCTCA CTAATTTGCACAATTACCCCAGCATCGAGTAACATGGAGGAAACCCATAATACATTGAAATTTGCAAGCAGAGCAAAACGTGTTGAAATTTATGCCTCTCGTAACCGG TTAGTTGATGAGAAGTCTTTGATCAAGAAGTATCAGAGAGAAATATCATCTCTAAAGCAAGAGCTTGATGAGTTTAGGAGAGGAATGCTTGGGGGTGCTAGTCAGGAAGAAATAATGATTTTACGGCAACAG TTGGAAGAGGGCCAGGTAAAAATGCAATCTCGCCTTGAGGAGGAAGAGGATGCCAAAGCTGCTCTGATGAGCAGAATACAGCGGTTGACCAAGTTAATACTTGTTTCCACGAAGACCAATATTCCTGCTTTGACAGATTCGTCTCGGCTTCAGCGCCAAAATTCTGTTAGTGAGGAAGAT AAGTTAAGCTCTTCCCAAGATAGTACTATGGTAGTCCAAAATGACAGTACATCAAAGGACACCTTATCATCTGCTTTGCCTGATCCGTTGGATGAGATCAATGGACTAAGGTCCGCTAGCGGAGATCCTTCTTCAGTAACTGGTTCAGGACAAGATTCAATGCAG GTGGGAATCACGGAATCAGATCATTTGGATCTATTGATTGAGCAAGTTAAGATGCTTGCCGGGGAGATTGCTTTTGGTACCAGTTCGCTGAAAAGATTAATTGAACAATCCATAGAAGACCCTGAAGGGACAAAGAATCAA ATAGAGAATTTAGAGCATGAAATCCAGCAAAAGAGGAGGCATCTGCGAGCCCTGGAACAAAAAATCATGGAAAGCGGTGAGGCATCAGTTGCTAATGCTTCTATGGTGGATATGCAGCAG ACTATTACGAAGTTGACAGCTCAATGCAATGAGAAGGCTTTTGACTTAGAG TTAAAATCGGCTGATAATCGTGTCCTTCAGGAGCAGCTACAACAGAAG AGTATGGAAATCAATGATTTACAAGAAAAAGTTCTACGCCTTGAGGCACAGTTCATACCGAAAACCAACATATCCCCTGAACAATGCACACATCAGGAGATTCTTGATTTGAAATCCAAACTTCAGTCCAAG GAAGTTGAAACTGAGAAGCTTAAATACCAGCATCTGGAAGTGATTGAAGAAAATCGAGACCTAATCAGTCAGAACCACAAATTAAGTGAGGAAGCTGCTTATGCAAAAGAATTGGCATCTTCTGCAGCTGTTGAGCTTAAGAATTTGGCTGAAGAAGTTACAAAGCTATCGATACAAAATGCAAGGCAGGCAAAGGAGTTATTAATTGCCCAGGAGATGGCACATTCCAGGGTTCCTGTTAGAAAGGGGCGCCCAGCAGGTAGGGGCAGGGATGAAGTTGGGACCTGGAGTCTTGATTTAGAGGATATGAAGATGGAGCTACTGGCGCGAAAAAAGAGGGAAGCTGCTCTAGAAGCAGCTTTGGCAGAGAAGGAGCTTCTTGAAGAGGAGTACAAGAAGAAGTTTGATGAAGCAAAGAAAAAAGAGCTTTCTCTAGAAAATGATCTAGCAGGCATGTGGGTTCTTGTTGCTAAGTTGAAGAGAGGGGCTTTCAGCATATCTGATTTAAACGTTGATGATCGGTCTATCAATCTAGCTGACATAACTAATGATGCAAAGGAAAACAAAGGTGACACAAATGTAGCTTTAGTTGAGAAACAAGTGTCAGATGATACTGTGAAGCCATTGACTGCAGAAGAATATAGAAGTCCAGAATTTGAACCTCTTCTTGTTCGTCTCAAG GCTAAAATTCAAGAGATGAAGGAGAAGGAAACTGACCCCCTGAGTGATAAAGATGGCAATTCCCATGTCTGCAAAGTATGTTTTGAATCCGCAACTGCTGCAGTTTTGCTTCCTTGTCGGCATTTTTGCT TGTGCAAGCCTTGCGCACTTGCCTGTTCGGAATGCCCTCTGTGCCGCACACGAATCGTAGACAGGATAATTACCTTCACATAG